In Gymnogyps californianus isolate 813 chromosome 12, ASM1813914v2, whole genome shotgun sequence, the genomic window TCTGTCCTCATCTCATGGCACCAAGAAGTTGTGAGTCCCGGAGGAGTCCCGTGCCAGGAGGTGCCGGCACGCAGGGACGGGCTGCCCGGCAGGGGTTTGTCTGGGCCATGTGCTGTCCCAGCAGGCACTGATGGGTTGGAAAGAGTCTGGGGAAAAAGTGATGCTAGTGAGTTTGGGTTTAGAGGAgccttttttttcactgcaagtTTTTTTTAGCTCTGATGCTGAGTGGTTAGCTTCAGCCAGACCTGGTGTGGCCAGTGGCCTGGCTAGGCTGGTCTTGGTCTGGTTGGCTGGGGTCAGACCAGTTGGACTGGTGTTGGACTGGCTGGAGTGGTGTCAGGCTAATGTTGGACTGGTTTTACCAGTGTTGGACTGGTTGTGCTGGTGTCGGTCCGGTTGTGCCAGTGTCCTGCCTCTGCTGGTGGCtggcaggaggtggaggagcaggACCGTGCCATGAGCAGGGCGCAGCAAGGCTATGCTGGGGAAGGGACCCGGCGCGCTTTAATCAGATCAGTTGTgctgttaaaacattttattaagtgttttctgtcttgggAAGGTTTGGATTACCCTGGGAGCTTCTGTCGCTCGAACAGCTCGTCCTCCTCCACCAAAGCTCCCTgggagcagcctgcctgctgctgaaGGCATTCCTGCTCCGCAGGCTGTCTCCATCCTGCCTCTGGCCCCAAACGGCcagagctttccttttctccttctgaaaaaaaaccctcacgCCGAAATATGCTGAGGCTCTTGTCTCGCAGCGCGGGACGGGAGGGAGGCTGGGTGGGGACTGCcacagctttctgctgctggcttgGAGGCATCTTCAGCTTGCGGGTCCCCAGTGAGAGCCATGTTAATCATCCCAAACCCCTTTTACTTTAGCGCTGGGTTGGCCGTACTGTTGTGGACTAAGGCACTAAATAACATGCTGAAGCTCTCGGAGTAGGGATCTTCAAAGCACAGGAGGGGCCACTTTTCATACCTGCACCCGCTGGCTCTCGCCCTGCAAGGCaataataaagtaatttaaGATCACGGTAAAGAGAGCAACTATGGGCTTTGGGTAATCGCCTCTTTACGTTGCTTTATTTATCTATAAGTAAAGCAATGCTGATGTGCCTCGCTGCCCACACTCCCTCCTGTCACAGCCTCTGTAAGTCTGTCCCAGGGGTGACGGATGCTGGAGGGGCTATATGCTGGGTGACCCACGGATGCTGGTGGGCTATATGCTTCCCGTGGGGTGGAACAGCGCGTGCTCATTCCTCCTCTGGCCCTTATGGTTGGGGACACAGAGGGGACCAGCTTGCACGTGGGATGTtggagggatgctgcagcagccGGGGTGCCCGCCAGCACTGGCCGGTCGGCGCTGGGTCTCACCGTGCTCGCTGTCTGCCTTGGCAGGTGTACGAGAGCGGCAGCAACGTGGACCAGTTCGTGACCCGCTTCCTGCTGAAGGAGACGGCGAACCAGACCCAGTCGCTGCTGAGCTCCGTGGAGAGTGCCGTGGATGCCATTGATGAGCAAACCAACCCTGCCAGGTCCGTGGCACCTCCCGCCCTCCTTTCTGCTTCCCGGTTGATTttggtgcagggggatggagggagaggtggaggaTGCTTTTGTGGGGTGAGGGAAAATGCAGCAGCCGGTGTGCGGGAGCACAGGGGAGCCAGGCGAGCGGCtgcctttctctctgcctcccttcccagcttccTGAGAGGTCTCGGAGCTTTCCTTCACCACTCTGTCCTGCCCTGTCCCTTACTCACCTGCAGCACTAAGGGTCCTTCTTGACCCCTTCACCCACGAGCCGTGCAGGGGGGGATGCAAACAAGGGGGCAGcaccctggggctgggctggacAGCGCTGGGTGCACGGGGCTGCTTCTCTGAGCAAAGTCACTGGTCCCATCCAGGGCAAAACACAggcaccagcagcagggtggCTGTGTCTGGGATGTGCTGGGGATAGCCTGCAGTGGGCAGCTTCCCGTGCTGGGGATGCTGTCCCTCCTGCCGGGGTACCCAGCGGGTGAAATCATCCACAGATACGAAAGGTGCTTGTGCCCTGGGGACAGGTACCGCCGTCCTCGGGTCCCGTGTGAGGGGACCGTCCCCATCCCAGCAGCCCGGCACATGCTACTGAGCttggagaagacagaggagatgATAGTTTCAAGATTTCTCAAGTGCTGCCAGGGCTAAAATATAAGAGGTACCCGGCAGCATAGCCCAGACCTCAGTGTCACTCGCCTCCCCGGAGTACCGCCATCACCGGCTGTAACCAGGACAGGTTGCCACGGAAACCGTTCATCAGATGCTCGTGAAGCGAATCCCTCTCCTGCCATACCTGCAAACCAGGAGGCCACGGGATGCTCCAGGGATGCCTTGGCTTCCCCCAGCCATGGGCGGGCAGAGAGGGGCCAAGGCACATGGACCACAGAGAGTGAAAATCCCAGCTCCCCGCTGGCACACCGCAGGGGCCGACGTGCCCGAATGCTTCACCGCAGCCAGGTCTTGGCATTTTGGATTTTAACAACATCAGCAGCAGTTGCATCCCGGACAGGCGGCAGTGGGCTGGTCTCACAGGAGCTGTTGCTGCCTGGGACACAGTGAGATCCTGGGCAGCTCTGGTGACATCTCACCAGCTTTCCTAGGAAGAATTCTCTGGGTTTCATCACCCCACATCGCTTTCTTCTCCTCATTTTGGAAGGAAACCGCTGGCCTGTGGCAAACCTTGTACAAAACACGTGGAAAAAGTAAGAGCTCCTGGGAAACAATGAGGAGGAAACAAGCCCAACATCAGATGGAGCAATTAGAGCCCATGAAAGACTTTGCTGGCTTTTATTTGCCAATGTGTGGGCCCAGTTCATAATGAGGAGTATTGTAGTTGTTTTCTCATGGTGAtaatagccaaaaaaaaaaaaaaaccaaaaacccacaaaaaatgATCTCATGCATCCGCGTGAAGACAAAGAGGTGGCCTaaaaagcaccaaaataaaGGGCTGTAAAACGAAGTGTGAGAGCAGAGCATCCAAGCCTGAGACACCTCATTAAATTGTGAATAAAAAGGAATGTCTGTCTGTGCTCGCCTAATTTCCTGCCTATTGACTGGGGATTATTCAGCGCGGCAGTGGGATTACTGCACAGCCTGTAGCGACGGGGATTTTCCTGCCACTTTTATCGCTGTTCTTGCTTCTTTATCTTGGGGATGTTCTTCGGGACCAGAGCCGCTCATCACGTTCCCGTATGCATGGTCAAGTCCACACTGTCTGAATTTGGGGGACAACAGCAGCCCGGACATTGCTCCCTTGGCATCAAAGGAGCCAGCCAAAATTGCCTGGGGTAGCCGGGGAGGGTAGAGAGCGCACCCGGCTGCTGAGCTTCGGAGGGAGCCGGGTGCCTGGGGAGGGACAGGAGGGCAGGGACGATGCTGGCCGGTGTTGTGCCCATCGGCTCCCCGGCGCTCAGCGTCTTGTCTCCAGCTGGGAGATGCACGGCTGGCAAGAGATGCCAAGAGGAACCGGGGTTCCTGGGCACCTCCATCAGCGGGCAGCCGGCACGGAGCTGCTCTCACTGGAAGGAAACACTGGAAACTCTTTGAGCACCTCGGACTTTCCCTCTGAGGCTCAGGCTTCCCATcggtggaggaggaaggaaagagagggtCATCCTTCCCAAAACCCATTCCCATCTCGCAGCACACGGATGGCAGTTGCAAACCCTTGTGGGGATGGCAGGTCTTACATCCTCTCTGGCTTGCAAATGAACAAGGGCCGGGGGGACCACCGAGGACCTGGGGCTGGATGGTCATTGATGTCTCAGGGGTatgtgcacgcacacacgcacacacacacacacgttcCTTTTCTTCAAACGGTGTTGCAGGATGAGCCAGGCCAAATGGGCTTTGTAGCCCCAGAGGAAGAAGCAAGGTGGAGGAGATGCTACGGTGGATGTGTCTCCATTCCCCAGGAGAACCGCGGCTGCAGCCTGTTGGTGGGATGCACGGCCAGGCTGCCAGGCGGGCAGGCTTTCCCTGCTCACAGGCAGCAATTTGGGCATGGGCAGCCTGTGTGCTGCCTGCGTGACAGCAACTTTTCCCATGTGTTAGTCACCAAAGCCATCCAACTGCAAACCCAGCCCCGCTAAGGTGCAGCCAGCTGGCTGGGCACAGCTACCGGCACCTGAATGCCCAACGTTGCAGGTATCTCTCTAGGGGAGAAAAAATCCCCGAGGGCTGCAGGAGATGCCGGGAGGGCTGCTGCGGGGTTTCataggcaggaaagaaaagtgacaGGTTCTGGGAGCAGCCCACTGATGTTGCTCTAATTCCGACCCGCTCCTCACGCCGGGTGATGCTGAAGGATGGTATGGGAGGGAAGCCTGCGCTGCTTGGGCACGGGGTGGGCGCGTGGTGGGTCTGGCGTcaacagcagagctgccaaAAAGGATGCTCCAATGTCGGCTCCCCAGGGCCGGCTCATGCCGTGCTGTACGTGCccggctctgccctccctgacGGCCTTATGCTCTCTGGTTGCAGGCACTACGCCAGCAAGGCTGGCCATGGTCTGATGGACACCTGGTACGACAGCCCCGTGCCCAGCTACTCTCCTACCAGCTGGATGGTCCCCAGGGAGCACGGGAAGAGCTTCCAGACTGGTAAGTGATGGGCGCTTCCCGGCCTCACTGGCAGCCTGGGGTGGCTCTAGGCGCTCGGGGAAGGGAGCTGCAGTCCTGGCAGCAGCACGGAGGCGATGCTCGACTTCCCCGGAGGGCAGCGGGGCTCTCGGGGGGTGCCCGTGGGTGCCTCTCACTCCATCACTGCCTCCTGGCTCCGCACAGGTTCCCCCGACACCAAGGcggaggggctggaggggcagatCAACAGGCTGGCCGACCTGATCGGCAGGCTGGAGGACAAGGTAAGGGCCAGCGTTTCCATGCACGGGGCTGTCCCTTGGGTGTCCCCGCAgccccaccacctccctgccctggtTGGGACGGAGGTGACCAAGAGGTGGCCATGCCCGTCCCTGTGCCGTGGCGTGCACGGGCCACAGGTGGGAGCTGGGTTGCTGGTGGTAGTGGTGGAGGATATTACATCTGATGAGCTGACGGCAGCTATTGAATGTGGAACAATTAACTGTAAGTtcatttaaacaagaaaaaaacataaggAAGAAGGCAACGTCTCTTGCAGAGGCAGTCTTACTCCATCTAGGgactgaaggagaaaatgttGCAGTGCAGGAGATGTTTCTGAAATCCTCCTGGTTTGCACTCTCAGGGCAGGGGAAAGGTGGTGCTGTACGTGGGGGCAGAGAGCTGCCACGAAGGTTGATGGCAGAAAAATGTCGATCACGGATGCCAGAGGAAATAAGAGCgtgcccagggctgggaaggCGCAAGTGGGCACTGAGGAGGAATGGGTacccctgctcctgccaccccAGGGATGATTCAGGGACCGTGAAAAGGTGACAGCTGTTTTGGGGCTGATGTGAGGACATGGAGTCGGGGATGTCGGCTGCAGTGGAAGCATGGGGAGCTTTTGCAGAGGGTCCTGATGGGAGGGCGCGAAGGTGCAAATGGCTCTGGGAGCCATcccctgcagagaaggaggcACAGCCCATCATGCCAAGCACTGGGGACAAAAACCCGCCGGCCTGGGAGGGATACGCAGCCTCAGCCCACCCCCCcgctgctttttccccttttcccagACTCTCTGGTTTGACCTGCACCAGCGGCTGTCGGACAGCGAGAGCACAGCTTGCACGGTGAGAGTGCCCGGCCACCACCCACGTGGTGCCGGGGTGTCCCTGCAGCGTGGCATTCGACTTGGGGGGGGGTTGGCGGGGTGTGGGTCACTGTGTTTTTCGGGTCTCACATGACACTGTGTTTTTGGGGGGGCCTGGCAGTACCTCCTCCTGGTGCGGGACGAGATGACAGTGTCGCACAAGCACCTGGGCGAGTTTTGCAGCTCCCTGAAGCAGTACCTGAAGAGCGTGGCCGGGGAGCGGGACTGCTTCCAGTGGGTACCACCGGCAGCCGCGCAtcggggggctgggggggctcgAGGGGGACAGGGGATGTccagctgccctggcagcaaggggcACCCCACCAAGTGAAGTGCTGAGGCAAAACAGCCAGGATTTGGGGGTGTAGTGATGCTCGGCCACCAAAACCCTTTTGCATGGGCTGGGGAGTGCCGAGGGGGGGCTCCCCTCATCtaggctgctggggctggggtcaCCCCTCAGTGGCCCACCCTACAGCATGCCTGTGGCTGCAGAGGCCGAGGAGGGAGGGATGCCCCGTGGTTTGGGGCTgacccctctccctgctcccgcCAGCGTCACCGCAGTGAAGCTGCCCGACGGGGTCACCTTCATCGTCTACGAGTTCTGGGAGACTGAGGAGGACTGGAAGAGGTAGGGGAGGGGGTGCAAAAAGCTCATTTTTGGGTGGGGTGCTTGGGCGTGGAGGGGTGTTGGAGCTGCTGAGCCCCGAGCTCTGTCCCCTGTCTGATGACAGGGGTGAggatctgtctgtctgtcctgggGCTGTCACTGTAAAGGGGACAGGGGGCTTTGGACGTCTCTGTGCATCTCCCACCTGGGGACATGGCTTTGGGCATGGGGCATGGGAGGTCTCGCTGTCCTGAACCATGGCAGGGTGCTTTGCCCAAGGGGACAGTGAGCGGGATTGCTGGCACCCAGCCCCTGCAAGAGCCGATGGGGTTGCGGAGGGCTGGGGTGGTGATTTAGGGGGAGGCTGTCACCCACTCTCTCCCGCCCGGGCGCAGGCATCTGCAGAGTGCCACCTGCAAGGGCTTCCAGCACGTCAAGGTGGACACGCTGAGCCAGCCCGAGGCCGTCTCCAGCGTGGCCGTGCCAGGTAGGAGGGCGGCCACCCCACAGGGTGGGGGACAGGGACCCCCGGGTGGCCAGCACCACTCCCACTGTCAGGGagcagggtgggcagggggcACGGCATGGGGGGCAGcgcgggctgggctgggtgggaCAGGAGGATGTGAGGTGATGCGGGTCTGGGCAGGGGTGACCCTCTGGTGCCGTTCCCCTGCAGCCGCCTGGTGCACCCTGAGCCGAGAGTGACCATCAGTGCCGGGGGCCCACCAGcacccatccctgctgcagggtggccGTGACCCCCTGCGTGGCTGGGGGGTGGGAGGTGTCGGTGTGACCTGTCTGCAGTGAAGGAAACCCCCGTGTGTGTCCCCAGCACCCCGTAGGGTCCCCCCCTCCAGCTACCCCATCACCTGGATCTCCTCTCTGTGGTGTGATGTGGtcttggggtgggggtggggggccCTGGGGTCTGCCAGGGAGGGGCTggcagggtttgggggggcATTCCCCAGgcatgggcaggcagggagtGGGGGAGGCAGGGTACAGGCAGCCAGGTGATGGGGAGGGGGCAAGGCAAGGGGAGGGAGCCACTGAtgaggagcagggatgggagtGGGAGGCTGGAGCCCACCTGGGGGGGGTAAGTTGGGGGGAGTCCCTACTAGTCCCCAGGGCCACCTGAGGAGGGGGCTGGGTGGGGTGTGAGGCTGTGCCCagtgcagtgtgtgtgtgcctgcagggacggGGACCTGTGTCCCCGGGGGGGGGGTCAGGGCGGTGGCGAAGTGGGATATCCCTGCCCCGGGGGTGCCCTTTAGTCCTGTGGGGTGCGGGTGGTCCTGAGGGGTTTCCTTCGCGTGTGCGTGGTGGCAGCGGGTACCTTGCAGGCGTGGGGGTGGCTGCCTCCCGCCCCCTTCCTGGGGTCTGTacgtctgtctgtctgtctgtctgtctgtgtgcaGCGCTTGCTGCCCGTCCTGCCCCCACCCCGCCGTGCCCGGGGGTCCCTCAGGGCGCGTGGCGCAAGGCCCTCGCCAATACCCTGTCCCGTCTTTATTAGCCGCTGTACAACGGGAACAGTGATGCCAAATAAAACCATGATGGGATCCAGCAGTTTAGCTGTGTCCAGGGCGGCTGTCCAGGgcgatggggctgggggggtcaTGGTGGGGGGCACGATGGGGGGATCCACAGCCCCTCAgtgcagcagccccagcacggccagggcagcacTCTGCCCGCAGACGAAGGCACCGCAGAGCACGGAGAGGACACCCCAGGCGatgagagcagccctgcggggACATGAGCAGGGGGCCAGTGGGACAGAGTCGACCCCCAGTAACGTGCCACCCCTTGGCCCCCGGCTCCCCCGGGTGTGGGGCACTCTGCGGGGTCTcagcctcctctgctctgcatcGCTCCCGGCAGATAGCCGAAGACCCCGGCAGCCCCTCCAGCTCATCCCCTGTGTCCACTGCAATGACACACAAAACCTGGTCAAAAGCCTGGCAGCCGCCACCACGAGCCCATCCCCAGTTCTGCCTGCGCCTGGTGGCCCTGCCGAGAGGGCACAGACCCACATCTGCCCCTCGTGCTCGGGCACGGCTTCTCCCACACACCCCCAGCCCCCACCCTACTGCCACATGCCCCcacccctgtcccctccccagctccatcCCCCGCCCTGGGACCTGTGGGTCTGCACCTCCCTgtgcccctctccccaggcacGCAGCCCCCCCGCCTCGGCTGGACACCGAGCCCCCGGGACGCGGCACTCACCCCcagaccctgctgctgctccgtCGCGGGATCGTCGGCACCATGCACCTTCCCGAACTGCCCTGGGCAGGCTGGGACTGTCCCCTCGCTGTACCCATTGCCCTGGCTCGTGTTGTCCCCTCTCCTCGTGACGGCACTCCCGGGCTCACGACCTGGCAGGTCTCCCCGAGGGACCTCTCCAAGTCCTTGTCGCTGACCTGGGTGCCCCTGCTCGCCTCCTGCCTTGGCCCCCCCAGCACTTTGGCACCCCTGGGGGCATCCTTGCCCCTGCCCAGACAGCCATAGTCCCCCCCAGGGCACCCTCTTGGCTGAGACCCCAAGGTCCTGGGgtgctccctccagctgctATGGGGGACAGGACACCCCCCACATCACCTCCATCCTCACTCAGACTCTGCTGCTCCCCCACGGGCACTGCAGACACGCTTTGGCACACGTTTATCCCAAAACTCACCAGCACCGTGCCAAGTCCCCCTGACATGCACTGCTGCTGTGCCCCAGCCTCTCTGGCTGGGAGTGGTGATGGGCACGCACCGCCGCGGCACAACAGACACTGAACACCTGATGGCTGCCCGCCTTGGGGCACCATGCCCCTCTGAACACCCCCcgacacccccacccccacacccccagcccccACCGGGTGCCCCAGTGCCTCCAAACccctcagctctccttcccctaCAGCTGCTCTGCCTTGCAAGGGATCTGGTACCTGGGCACACCCCTGGTACTCAGGGACACCCCTGGTACCCAGGCACATCCCCAATGCCTGGGCACCTCCCCAATGCCTGGGCTCATCCCTGGTaccctggcacagccccagtACCTGGGCACATCCCTGATACCCAGGCACATCCCCAATGTCGGAGCACATTCCTCCATACCCACCCTTCAGCCCCACCGCAGACCCCACGTCCTGCAGCAAGTGCTCCTGCTTTCAGTGCCTACAGGCGCCCCAAATCCCCCCCAAATCGTGGGTCACGGAATGCCAcaccctgcccctgcccctgtccctgcccttgcCCGCCGCCACCGAGCCCGCAGACACTCACTTTTTGCGTGGCCCGAGGGTGCGGGTCCCGGTCATGCACaccaggcacagccctgccgcCAGCGCACAGGCTCAGCCCCGCCGCCACGACCCCCCTCACCCAGGCCTCACTGCAGTGTCCCCCCACAAGCACACCCCTGTGCCCCCAAAACGGGGCCAGGGTGGGCCACCCACCACTGCAGCCCCAACCCCCACCCCACGATGCTCTTGGCATCAGCgacccctcccctccctcccactgcTCACTCTTGCCTGggaagatgaagatgaagaagGCGCTGATGCCCCCGATGAGCTCGATGACCTTGCCGATGTCCGGGACGAACAGGGCGATGGCGAGCGTGGCGGCCATCCAGGCGACCGTCAGTGCCACCCGGCTCCGCCGCTCGTGCGCCTCGGGCACCGCCGTGGCACTGCGCTTGGGGGTCGCCCACACGTCCCGCACCACCGacctggggggtgggggggaggtcAGGGGGCTGATGGCACCCAGCGGAGCCACACCAGCCAGGGGGGACACCCGGCTCGCCACCATCCCCTCACCTGCTCAGCAGCACCACGATGGGGTAGATGGTGACAATGGAGACGCCGAAGAGCAGGCGGGCGATGATGACGACCGGGTCGTTCCCTGGGTAGGACATCAGGACGTCGGATGCCACGGCCTCGCCGAAGGTCAGGTAGCCGTAGAGCCCTGCCGACGGGGAGGCAGAGGTGGGTGGCCGTGCCGGTGAGAAGGACAGAGGAGCGCTGAGGAGGATGGAtgagccctggggacaggggacTCCCGGGGCAAGGAGAGGGTGAAGGGCTCCGGTGCTGGGGTTACCGGTGAGGGAGTAGATGAGCAGGCAGATGAGCATGGAGAGCACGGAGACAGCGACCCAGTGGGAGAAGCTCTGGTTGTGCATGCTGCTGTAGATGGCCACGCAGGCCTCGTGGCACTGCAAGGCATGGGGGGATGGCACTAGGACCCCGTGCAGGGACAACCCCCACCCCCAGCGCCTTCCCTCCCACCCATGGGTGCCCTGCCCCGCTCTCCCCTGTCCCCAGGGGCTTGTGTCCTGCCCACAGCCACCTCTGGTGACAGCCACGAGTCCTCTTCCCTGCAACTCCACCTGCAAGGGATGGTGTCCCCATGGTCTGGGATGCCGTGGGGGGCTGCCAGCACCGCCCTGGCAACCGGGGACAGTGGAGCCAGGGTGACCTACCTGGAAGCCGAAGCAGATGGTGGGGATGACGCTGAAGACGGAGGCCCAGGAGGAGGCCCTGTGGCATGGCGGGGAGGAAGCGCAGAGCGAAGGGCATGAGGCCCCCAGAGGCAGAGGGGACCTTCGTGGCATAAGCTGTGAAGCCTGGATCCCACTGCGGGAACCTCCCACCCGGTGATTTTCGGAGAAGGCGGGGATTGCTGGGGTGaaagctggggctgggggctgccaccCACCCACCACCCTGCCAGTGCTGTCCCCATCTCACCCTCCCCACCCAGGGCTACCCCCTGcactgcctccagccctgccccatgccactgctgATGCCCCGGAGGATGGGGTGGGAGGGATGCAGCGCTGACCCCCCCTAcctggagggctgggggggctcgGGCGAGCCCAGGCTCTCTGCCTGCAGGTGGTATTTCAGGATGATGACCAGGGTGAGGTAGCAGGCAGCCAGCGTGCCCAGGATGCTGCCAGGGCATGGGAGAGCATCAGCACACAGACCCCCAGCAgccgggagggaggaggggtCCTGTGGCCCCGCAGGGACCCGGGAGGAGGTGGCCTGGGGTACAGGGTGCCTGGGGTGCCACAGGGGTAGCCCAGGTGGTACCTGGAGTACTTCTGGAAGCTGATCTCTCTGGGGACGGAGAGCGGGAAGATGACGAGGATACAGAGAGTGGAGAGGGTGAAGCGCTGGTCCACGTACcaggggggcagcgggggggctCCACTCAGTGTCCCGTTGGGGTACAGGGAGTCGCACACTGCAGAGGGCAGCGAGGGGTCAGCTGCGCCCCGAAATGTGGCCCAAGGGGGTCGGGAGCATCACACCATAGCAGGGCCAGGGAGCCCCACGTCTTCAGGGGTCCCAAGAAAACCCCGGGGTTGCCCCCAGCCCACATGGGACCACCTTCCCCTCactcccaggagctgctggccctgAGCAAGTCCCAAACGTGGTGGGGGAAAACAACTCACGTTTCTCCAGCTGGTCGCCCACCACCCTGAGGAGGGCCACGGAGATCATGaagaggttgaggaggaagcAGACCTCGCAGAGcttccccgccgccgccccacACACCGCCCGGACGACCCCCTGGTAGGTGGGCTGGGCGCTGAGGGCCGCTGCGTAGCCCAGCACCGCCAGCCCGCTCACCAGGAAGACCAGCGAGCCCTGCGGGGACAGGACCCGGCAAGAAGCACGTCGACCCTTCGTCACCCCCTGGACCCGGGGGGACCCAGCAGGGCCATGGCCAGGGACCAGGTCACTGGCCGGGTCACCTTGTGGCCCTGGGTAACACAGGTCAGCAAAAGGATGGAGAAACAGCCCTAGGTGATGCTtagatttggggttttggggcATGTAGGGGACCAGCCACCGATTTTATTTTAGGTTGAGCTAAAAGCCAGCTAAAAGCGTAGCTTCAGATGTAAAGAGCATCTCTAAGGCGGCAGCGGCTTTTGCACCCCTGCCCTGGCTGTTCTCCCTTTCAGCCTGGGTCGGGACGCAGGCGCTGCACGCCGTGCGAAGGGAAGGGTCCCCGCCAGCCCCCCAAACACAGGGCAGGTGAACCCCACCCTCCCTTCACCCCTTTTCCCCAGGCCAGCAGGTGCCTCGGCTCCCTTTGGGGATGCCGCTACCCCCAGCCCCTCGCCCCCGTCCCCCACCCCGGATCGGgcccccctcccggcccccccccccttaccaGCTCCACCAGgagggcgggggcggccccgccggccctGCCGAAGGCCCAGGGGAAGCTCAGCAGCCCCGCGCCCAGCGCCGACTTCAGCATGATGAAGACGGCGCCGGCGGAGGAGAGCCGGGCGctgcccgcggccgccgccggcagcAGGGGCCGGCCCtcgcccgccgcccgctccaTCCCGGCGCCTCCCCGGCAGGGCTCtgggccggggcgggcagggggagcgcagccccccccgcccccctccgcCGGGCCCCGCGGAGGCGGGCGCGGATGAACTCGGGGGCTCCGCggacccccccctccctccccgcccccgcggggagtggggaggggggcaccGGGGGACGGGGCAGGAGGCGGCCGTGGGAAcgtcccccccctccccgagctcACCCAAGGAAAGCCACGTCCTGATCCCACCCCGGCTCGGGTGCAGGGGAGTGGGCATTGCCCCAAAGCCCCCGTAGAC contains:
- the SLC38A8 gene encoding putative sodium-coupled neutral amino acid transporter 8, which gives rise to MERAAGEGRPLLPAAAAGSARLSSAGAVFIMLKSALGAGLLSFPWAFGRAGGAAPALLVELGSLVFLVSGLAVLGYAAALSAQPTYQGVVRAVCGAAAGKLCEVCFLLNLFMISVALLRVVGDQLEKLCDSLYPNGTLSGAPPLPPWYVDQRFTLSTLCILVIFPLSVPREISFQKYSSILGTLAACYLTLVIILKYHLQAESLGSPEPPQPSRASSWASVFSVIPTICFGFQCHEACVAIYSSMHNQSFSHWVAVSVLSMLICLLIYSLTGLYGYLTFGEAVASDVLMSYPGNDPVVIIARLLFGVSIVTIYPIVVLLSRSVVRDVWATPKRSATAVPEAHERRSRVALTVAWMAATLAIALFVPDIGKVIELIGGISAFFIFIFPGKTCALAAGLCLVCMTGTRTLGPRKKAALIAWGVLSVLCGAFVCGQSAALAVLGLLH
- the NECAB2 gene encoding N-terminal EF-hand calcium-binding protein 2 isoform X1; this translates as MCEQAARYCRAGVQRLLRKPPPALRGLDGLLRWVVARMSEKGVAERELLTPGAAAAQRKGTSVILDIFRRADKNDDGKLSLEEFQAFFSDGTLNEEELEKLFHTIDSDNTNNVDTKELCDYFADHMGDYEDVLASLETLNLSILKAMDYTKRVYESGSNVDQFVTRFLLKETANQTQSLLSSVESAVDAIDEQTNPARHYASKAGHGLMDTWYDSPVPSYSPTSWMVPREHGKSFQTGSPDTKAEGLEGQINRLADLIGRLEDKTLWFDLHQRLSDSESTACTYLLLVRDEMTVSHKHLGEFCSSLKQYLKSVAGERDCFHVTAVKLPDGVTFIVYEFWETEEDWKRHLQSATCKGFQHVKVDTLSQPEAVSSVAVPAAWCTLSRE
- the NECAB2 gene encoding N-terminal EF-hand calcium-binding protein 2 isoform X2, whose amino-acid sequence is MSLCMSQKIFRRADKNDDGKLSLEEFQAFFSDGTLNEEELEKLFHTIDSDNTNNVDTKELCDYFADHMGDYEDVLASLETLNLSILKAMDYTKRVYESGSNVDQFVTRFLLKETANQTQSLLSSVESAVDAIDEQTNPARHYASKAGHGLMDTWYDSPVPSYSPTSWMVPREHGKSFQTGSPDTKAEGLEGQINRLADLIGRLEDKTLWFDLHQRLSDSESTACTYLLLVRDEMTVSHKHLGEFCSSLKQYLKSVAGERDCFHVTAVKLPDGVTFIVYEFWETEEDWKRHLQSATCKGFQHVKVDTLSQPEAVSSVAVPAAWCTLSRE